One Nitrosomonas sp. PY1 DNA window includes the following coding sequences:
- the cobT gene encoding nicotinate-nucleotide--dimethylbenzimidazole phosphoribosyltransferase, which produces MNRELAYDWLFSTPVAVTNAVFTQFAQERQAQLTKPPKSLGRLEELAIHLATLQQTRRPSVDSIFITIFAGDHGIVAENVSAFSQSVTVEMIKNFTRSGAAINVLARAQDAVLEIINLGTVNDTSTLPVVRNYNLGPGTANFLYQPAMTADQLEAAMHAGHDAIERISNNPNSLFIGGEMGIGNTTSATALACCLLNIPPAQLTGSGTGLDARGIAHKISVISKALACHQHSINSPLEALRYFGGFEIAALTGAYLHCAQIGIPVLVDGFISTVAALLAESIKPGCQHWFIYSHISQEKGHRFVLDKLNAQPLLDLQMRLGEGSGAAVAVSLLKLACRLHNEMATFTEAQVSEKI; this is translated from the coding sequence ATGAATCGAGAGCTTGCTTATGATTGGCTATTTAGCACGCCTGTTGCTGTTACTAATGCAGTATTTACTCAATTTGCACAGGAACGGCAAGCGCAGCTGACAAAACCTCCCAAATCACTAGGTCGATTAGAAGAATTAGCCATTCATTTGGCAACGCTGCAACAGACTCGGCGGCCTTCAGTCGACTCGATCTTTATCACGATATTCGCCGGTGACCATGGTATTGTCGCAGAAAACGTCTCAGCTTTTTCGCAATCGGTCACGGTTGAAATGATCAAAAATTTTACCCGAAGCGGTGCAGCCATTAATGTATTGGCTAGAGCACAAGATGCAGTATTAGAGATCATTAATCTAGGCACGGTTAACGATACTTCAACACTGCCCGTTGTCAGAAATTACAACCTAGGCCCAGGTACGGCGAATTTTTTGTATCAGCCAGCTATGACAGCCGATCAGTTAGAAGCTGCAATGCACGCAGGTCACGATGCCATTGAACGAATCTCAAACAACCCTAATTCATTATTTATCGGTGGTGAAATGGGTATCGGTAATACCACTAGTGCAACTGCTTTGGCGTGTTGTTTGCTTAATATTCCTCCGGCACAGCTTACTGGATCTGGAACGGGATTGGATGCACGCGGTATCGCGCATAAGATTAGCGTCATCTCAAAAGCGCTTGCATGCCACCAACACAGTATAAATTCCCCTTTGGAGGCATTACGTTATTTCGGAGGGTTTGAAATTGCCGCACTGACTGGTGCTTATCTACACTGTGCGCAAATAGGGATACCTGTATTGGTTGATGGTTTTATCAGTACAGTCGCTGCGTTGCTTGCTGAATCGATCAAACCTGGATGTCAACACTGGTTTATTTATTCGCATATTTCGCAAGAAAAAGGCCACCGTTTCGTATTGGATAAACTAAATGCACAACCTTTATTGGATTTACAGATGCGCTTGGGTGAGGGTAGCGGTGCTGCGGTGGCAGTCAGTTTATTGAAATTAGCTTGCCGATTGCATAATGAAATGGCGACTTTTACGGAAGCGCAAGTTTCCGAGAAAATTTGA
- the cobU gene encoding bifunctional adenosylcobinamide kinase/adenosylcobinamide-phosphate guanylyltransferase: MKDTKTLILGGVRSGKSRLAERLAHETELPVIYVATATIEDEEMRQRVALHQAHRPDHWQVIEEPIQLAAVLQQYAAPSHCLLIDCLTLWLTNLLVQNDPEQFNQQRQALLDTLSNLAGRIILVSNETNLGVTPLGELSRYYCDEAGKLHQDVAQLCNQVIMTIAGLPLILKGERS, translated from the coding sequence ATGAAAGATACAAAAACCTTAATTCTAGGCGGCGTTCGATCGGGAAAAAGCCGCTTGGCAGAGCGGCTGGCTCATGAAACTGAATTGCCGGTGATTTACGTTGCTACTGCAACGATCGAAGACGAAGAAATGCGGCAACGTGTCGCGCTGCATCAAGCTCATCGACCGGATCACTGGCAGGTTATCGAAGAACCGATTCAATTGGCTGCTGTTCTACAGCAGTATGCTGCTCCTTCTCATTGCTTATTGATTGATTGCCTCACATTATGGTTGACCAATCTGTTGGTACAAAATGATCCCGAGCAATTTAATCAACAGCGGCAAGCCTTACTCGATACACTTTCGAATCTCGCAGGGCGAATCATTTTAGTAAGTAATGAAACGAATCTGGGTGTCACGCCGTTGGGTGAGTTAAGTCGTTATTATTGCGATGAAGCAGGCAAGTTACACCAAGACGTTGCGCAACTTTGCAATCAGGTCATTATGACTATTGCAGGGCTTCCTTTGATATTAAAAGGAGAGCGCTCATGA
- the cobO gene encoding cob(I)yrinic acid a,c-diamide adenosyltransferase, which translates to MTDTTRSERHRSRMQRQKQIVDAAIAKADRTQGLLLIHTGNGKGKSSAAFGMIARALGHDMRVGVAQFIKGRSDTGEEAFFRKQSAVVWHVLGEGFTWDTQDLERDTATAQRGWAIAQEMLSDPSFDLIILDELTYPLKFGWLDTKTVIRDLKNRPPMQHVIITGRAAPDALCEVADTVTEMQDVKHAFQLGIQAQKGIDL; encoded by the coding sequence ATGACTGATACAACTCGTTCTGAGCGGCATCGCAGTCGCATGCAGCGACAAAAACAAATCGTTGATGCCGCGATTGCCAAAGCTGATCGTACTCAAGGATTACTGTTAATTCACACTGGTAACGGTAAAGGAAAATCTTCTGCGGCATTTGGTATGATTGCGCGCGCCTTGGGTCACGATATGCGCGTCGGTGTAGCGCAATTCATCAAAGGTCGCTCGGATACTGGTGAAGAGGCATTTTTTCGTAAACAAAGCGCAGTTGTTTGGCATGTCCTTGGAGAGGGGTTTACATGGGACACCCAAGATCTTGAGCGTGATACCGCTACTGCGCAACGTGGTTGGGCTATTGCGCAAGAAATGCTGAGTGACCCATCATTCGATTTGATTATATTGGATGAGCTAACCTATCCCTTGAAGTTTGGTTGGCTTGATACTAAGACAGTCATTCGTGACTTGAAAAACCGCCCCCCCATGCAACATGTCATTATTACCGGGCGTGCTGCGCCAGATGCACTTTGTGAAGTTGCCGACACAGTAACGGAGATGCAAGACGTTAAACATGCGTTTCAACTAGGGATTCAAGCGCAAAAAGGCATTGATTTGTAG
- the btuB gene encoding TonB-dependent vitamin B12 receptor encodes MLQIRYGVGMILGLSILADLSAKNNIKQEKPMVITATRTPQTADASLASMTIITREDIERQQVRSVQDLFRGLPGISISNSGGAGKFTDVFMRGTESDHVLVMINNIKVGSATSGTTAFENIPIDQIERIEIVRGPRSSLYGSEAIGGVIHIFTRKGGGEKLTPRFNFGGGSYGTLEGSASLSRSWQQGWINLTASGFGTRGFNSCNGSYTAGCFTFEPDHDGYRNVAGSFRGGYRFQNGLEIDGNFMQSSGKTEYDGDFVNKAKMMQQVFGGTVRYSPTDFWRVSLIGGLSHEDSDNFLRRAFQTRFNTTRTTVSVLNEFTINPNHRLTVGTDFQNDHVKSTEAFTVDSRTNWGVFGQHQATIAKHDFLLSIRHDDNQQFGSRVTGNVSWGYPLTENVHLLANFGSAFKAPTFNELYFPGFSNPHLRPEDSRSYEFGSRGKISFGDWSLNFFETHIDRLIAFDSMTFTTANIDKARIRGFEGVFSGQIKEWIFNTNLTLLDPQNRSDDSNRGNILPRRAEQSFRINADRQFGSYMLGATLLVEGQRYDNIANTLKLHSYIKFDLRAEYLINKRWRLQGRIENLFNEHYETAAFFNQPGRNFIAMVRYQP; translated from the coding sequence ATGCTTCAAATTCGTTATGGTGTTGGCATGATACTGGGGCTTAGTATCTTAGCTGATCTATCAGCCAAAAATAATATCAAGCAAGAAAAGCCCATGGTGATAACCGCTACGAGGACACCGCAAACGGCCGATGCATCGTTAGCTTCGATGACCATAATCACTCGCGAAGATATCGAGCGCCAACAAGTGCGCTCGGTGCAGGACTTATTTCGTGGTTTGCCAGGAATCAGTATTTCTAACAGTGGCGGTGCTGGTAAATTTACGGATGTTTTTATGCGCGGTACCGAATCCGATCACGTACTGGTCATGATCAACAATATTAAAGTCGGTTCAGCGACCTCTGGTACGACTGCATTTGAAAATATTCCGATCGATCAGATTGAACGAATTGAAATTGTGCGCGGCCCACGTTCGAGTTTATATGGTTCCGAAGCCATTGGGGGTGTGATTCATATTTTTACGCGTAAAGGTGGCGGTGAGAAGCTGACTCCTAGATTTAATTTTGGTGGTGGTAGCTATGGTACGTTGGAGGGATCGGCCAGCTTATCGCGTTCTTGGCAACAGGGTTGGATTAATCTAACTGCAAGCGGATTTGGCACACGAGGATTCAATTCTTGCAACGGTAGTTACACCGCAGGGTGTTTTACTTTTGAACCGGATCACGATGGTTATCGGAATGTGGCGGGTAGTTTTCGTGGTGGCTATCGCTTCCAGAATGGGTTAGAGATTGATGGTAATTTCATGCAATCTTCTGGAAAAACCGAATATGACGGTGATTTTGTCAACAAAGCAAAGATGATGCAACAAGTCTTTGGAGGCACAGTGCGTTACTCACCTACCGATTTTTGGCGAGTAAGTTTAATCGGTGGATTAAGCCACGAGGACTCCGACAATTTTCTTAGGCGTGCGTTTCAAACGCGTTTTAATACGACGCGTACTACAGTTTCCGTATTGAATGAATTCACCATTAATCCTAATCATCGACTTACTGTCGGTACAGATTTCCAGAATGACCATGTCAAGAGCACCGAGGCTTTCACTGTCGATTCCAGAACTAACTGGGGAGTATTTGGACAACACCAAGCGACTATTGCCAAGCATGATTTTTTATTATCAATTCGTCATGATGATAACCAGCAATTTGGCAGCCGAGTTACCGGTAATGTGAGTTGGGGGTATCCGCTTACTGAAAATGTTCACTTGCTAGCAAATTTTGGCAGTGCTTTTAAAGCGCCAACATTCAATGAGTTGTATTTTCCTGGCTTTAGTAACCCCCATCTACGTCCCGAGGATTCGCGCAGTTATGAATTTGGTTCGCGTGGTAAGATAAGCTTTGGAGACTGGTCGCTGAATTTTTTCGAAACGCATATTGATCGCTTGATCGCCTTCGATAGTATGACATTTACGACTGCCAATATTGATAAAGCTCGAATTCGAGGGTTTGAAGGTGTTTTTAGCGGGCAGATCAAGGAGTGGATATTCAATACCAACTTAACCTTGCTGGATCCACAAAACCGCTCTGATGATTCAAATCGCGGTAATATATTGCCACGGCGCGCAGAGCAATCTTTTCGCATCAATGCAGACCGGCAATTCGGTTCTTATATGCTCGGTGCCACATTATTGGTTGAAGGACAGCGTTACGATAACATCGCTAATACCTTAAAACTGCATAGCTACATTAAATTCGATTTGCGCGCTGAATATTTAATTAACAAGCGCTGGCGTCTACAAGGGCGTATTGAGAATTTATTTAATGAACATTATGAAACCGCGGCTTTTTTCAATCAACCTGGGCGGAATTTTATTGCCATGGTACGTTATCAACCTTAA
- a CDS encoding Crp/Fnr family transcriptional regulator, whose translation MKNIDARSKLIGDFFDRDITQLKEDYPSIVETNTRKKTFLYRQGDCCSNLFWIKNGIVKLSHLTERGNEITIGLLRKGDVIGRLQDNSVDQDIDETAEALNEVNCYRISHSDFKTMMSRQTELAWLIIEDMYARKQRIESRLRAILTQPIEVRVVSALLELAEMFGIKCTQGIPWKSI comes from the coding sequence ATGAAAAATATAGACGCCAGGTCTAAGCTGATTGGAGATTTTTTTGATCGTGATATAACTCAATTAAAAGAGGATTATCCTTCCATCGTGGAAACTAATACTCGGAAAAAAACTTTTCTTTATCGCCAAGGTGATTGCTGCTCCAATTTATTTTGGATAAAGAACGGTATTGTTAAGCTTTCTCATTTAACGGAGCGAGGAAATGAAATTACTATTGGTTTACTTAGAAAAGGAGATGTTATTGGTCGCCTTCAAGATAATTCCGTCGATCAGGATATAGATGAAACTGCGGAAGCATTGAATGAAGTTAATTGTTATCGAATATCACATAGCGATTTTAAGACGATGATGTCTCGTCAAACAGAGTTAGCTTGGCTTATCATTGAAGATATGTATGCCAGGAAGCAGAGAATAGAATCCAGATTAAGAGCTATTTTGACTCAGCCCATTGAGGTGCGAGTTGTATCTGCATTATTGGAATTGGCTGAGATGTTTGGAATAAAGTGTACTCAGGGTATACCTTGGAAATCCATTTAA
- a CDS encoding helix-turn-helix domain-containing protein produces the protein MYSGYTLEIHLTQQEVADLIGASRSVVSTVLNDFRNRGMLEYTREQICINDVALHDSYGF, from the coding sequence GTGTACTCAGGGTATACCTTGGAAATCCATTTAACTCAGCAAGAAGTAGCAGATTTAATTGGAGCAAGTCGCTCGGTTGTAAGTACGGTTTTGAATGACTTCAGAAATCGTGGAATGCTTGAATATACGCGCGAACAGATCTGTATTAATGACGTTGCTCTTCATGATTCTTACGGATTTTAG